The Rana temporaria chromosome 4, aRanTem1.1, whole genome shotgun sequence genome contains a region encoding:
- the LOC120935343 gene encoding zonadhesin-like, giving the protein MASESECEAPCYEGCQCEPGFILSGFDCVPYKECGCTYLNKYYMTGDRFIKDDCSQNCTCADTSSVVCEDKQCKEWEECTTASQIRGCYIPSPCLENPCENGGTCVELSGTDNTTDGMHCMCPSTHKGTYCEEENESKLLVNLCHKYISFCNH; this is encoded by the exons ATGGCATCAGAGTCTGAATGTGAGGCACCATGCTATGAAGGATGCCAGTGTGAGCCTGGATTCATACTCAGTGGATTTGACTGTGTGCCATACAAAGAGTGTGGATGTACTTACCTCAATAAATACTACATG ACTGGTGATCGCTTCATTAAAGATGACTGTTCACAGAACTGCACTTGCGCAGATACTTCCTCTGTAGTTTGTGAGGACAAGCAGTGTAAAGAATGGGAGGAATGTACTACAGCCAGTCAGATTCGTGGATGCTATATAC CAAGCCCATGTCTGGAAAACCCTTGTGAGAATGGTGGTACCTGTGTGGAATTGTCAGGAACAGACAATACGACTGATGGCATGCACTGTATGTGCCCCAGCACCCACAAAGGAACCTACTGCGAGGAGGAGAATGAAAGTAAGTTACTGGTTAATTTATGCcacaaatatatatctttttgcaATCATTAA